The Blattabacterium sp. DPU genome includes a window with the following:
- a CDS encoding NADP-dependent isocitrate dehydrogenase, producing MKKIKVNNPVVEIDGDEMARVIWKYIKKYFILPYLDINIIYFDLGIENRNATNDQITIDAAYAIKKYNVGIKCATITPDENRMKEFHLKKMWKSPNGTIRNIINGTIFREPIIVKNISRPIPNWKNPICIARHAYADQYKSIDFLIKEKGKLYISFIPDDANKSTKKFKIHHFTGSGIAMGMYNTDQSIYGFARSCFNYSVYKKWPLFLSSKNTILKAYDGRFKNIFEEIYNNEFKLKFEKLQITYEHRLIDDMLAKAIKSNGKFIWACKNYDGDVLSDCIAQGFGSLGMMTSILLAPDGKTLESEAAHGTITKHYRLYQKGQKTSTNPIASIFSWTRGLKHRAVLDKNKDLKFFSEKMEKACIDFIESGKMTKDLFKSSCEDNDKNQYLNTKIFLKELKIFFDKNYQ from the coding sequence ATGAAAAAAATTAAAGTGAATAATCCTGTGGTAGAAATAGATGGAGATGAAATGGCCAGAGTTATATGGAAATATATAAAAAAATATTTTATTCTTCCTTATTTAGATATAAATATTATTTACTTTGATTTAGGTATAGAAAACAGAAATGCGACAAATGATCAAATTACTATAGATGCTGCTTATGCTATAAAAAAATATAATGTAGGAATTAAATGTGCTACAATTACACCAGATGAAAATAGAATGAAAGAATTCCATTTAAAAAAAATGTGGAAATCTCCAAATGGAACTATTAGAAATATTATTAACGGAACTATTTTTAGAGAACCTATTATTGTAAAAAATATTTCACGTCCAATTCCAAATTGGAAAAATCCTATATGTATAGCTAGACATGCTTATGCTGATCAATATAAATCTATTGATTTTCTTATTAAAGAAAAAGGAAAATTATATATTTCTTTTATTCCAGATGATGCAAATAAGTCAACAAAAAAATTTAAAATTCATCATTTTACGGGTTCTGGGATAGCCATGGGAATGTATAATACAGATCAATCTATCTATGGATTTGCTCGCTCTTGTTTTAATTATTCTGTGTATAAAAAATGGCCTCTTTTTTTATCTTCGAAAAATACTATATTGAAAGCATATGATGGAAGATTCAAGAATATTTTTGAAGAAATATATAATAATGAATTCAAATTAAAATTTGAAAAATTACAAATCACTTATGAACATAGATTGATTGACGATATGCTTGCAAAAGCAATCAAATCAAATGGAAAATTTATATGGGCTTGTAAAAATTATGATGGAGATGTGTTATCAGATTGTATTGCTCAAGGATTTGGTTCATTAGGAATGATGACTTCTATTTTACTTGCTCCAGATGGAAAAACCTTAGAATCTGAAGCAGCTCATGGAACTATAACAAAACATTATAGATTATATCAAAAAGGACAAAAAACTTCTACCAATCCTATTGCTTCTATTTTTTCTTGGACTCGTGGACTTAAACATCGTGCTGTTTTAGATAAAAATAAAGATTTAAAATTTTTTTCGGAAAAAATGGAAAAGGCATGTATAGATTTTATAGAATCTGGAAAAATGACTAAAGATTTATTTAAATCATCTTGTGAAGATAATGATAAAAATCAATATTTAAACACTAAAATTTTTCTTAAAGAATTAAAAATATTTTTTGATAAAAATTATCAATAA
- a CDS encoding serine O-acetyltransferase has translation MLDLLTIIFENNKKKNSFPDKKKSENFVKKLFHTLFIIDHNILNNVVFFKKNYEKLKKLLYDIFIELNINEQKSNDLTQIFFKEIPNIYQTLIIDANAILKSDPAATVIEEIFLSYPGFFATALYRIAHQLWVQKIPIIPRLITEYAHSKTGVDIHASAKIGKAFAIDHGTGIVIGSSTEIGNKVKIYQGVTLGAIYVDKKLANIKRHPTIEDQVTIYAGATVLGGETIIGHDSVLGGNVWVTKSIPPFSIVYQKNEIKMRSNSPFPDPINFMI, from the coding sequence ATGTTAGATTTGTTAACAATCATATTTGAAAATAATAAAAAGAAAAATTCTTTTCCTGATAAGAAAAAATCTGAGAATTTTGTTAAAAAATTATTTCATACTTTATTCATTATTGATCATAATATTTTAAACAATGTTGTTTTTTTTAAAAAAAATTATGAGAAGTTGAAAAAACTTTTATACGATATTTTTATTGAATTAAATATAAATGAACAAAAATCTAATGATTTGACTCAAATTTTTTTTAAGGAAATTCCTAATATTTATCAAACGTTAATAATAGATGCTAATGCAATATTGAAATCGGATCCTGCAGCAACAGTTATAGAAGAAATTTTCCTTTCTTATCCTGGTTTTTTTGCTACTGCATTGTATAGAATCGCACATCAATTATGGGTTCAAAAAATTCCAATTATTCCAAGATTGATTACAGAATATGCTCACAGTAAAACTGGAGTAGATATTCATGCGTCTGCAAAAATAGGAAAAGCTTTTGCTATTGATCATGGAACAGGAATAGTTATAGGATCTAGTACAGAAATAGGAAATAAAGTTAAAATATATCAGGGGGTAACTTTAGGAGCTATTTATGTAGATAAAAAATTAGCAAATATAAAACGTCATCCTACAATAGAAGATCAAGTAACAATTTATGCTGGAGCTACTGTTTTAGGAGGAGAAACTATAATAGGACACGATAGTGTATTAGGAGGTAACGTTTGGGTTACAAAAAGTATACCTCCTTTTTCTATAGTATATCAAAAAAACGAAATTAAAATGAGAAGTAATAGTCCTTTTCCTGATCCTATTAATTTTATGATATAA
- the cysK gene encoding cysteine synthase A, producing MKVDNILKTIGNTPHVHLKRLFPNYQVWMKLERNNPGGSIKDRIALSMIENAEKKGIIHTGDIIIEPTSGNTGIGLAMVCSVKKYRLILVMPESMSIERRKLFSIFGAKFVLTSKEDGMKGAIKKAEELVETIPNSWIPKQFDNISNPDIHRNTTAKEIIKAFPKGIDYFITGVGTGGHITGIGEVLKNKFPNIKIFSVEPLESPVIFGGKPNPHALQGLGAGFIPSILNVKILNGSFLVSKEEAFHYVRKIAKKEGILVGISTGASLSAIEKKLSEFSKESTILTLNYDTGERYLSVDNLFL from the coding sequence ATGAAAGTTGATAATATTTTAAAAACTATAGGAAATACACCTCATGTACATCTTAAAAGATTATTTCCTAATTATCAAGTCTGGATGAAATTAGAAAGAAATAATCCTGGAGGTAGTATAAAAGATAGAATTGCTTTATCTATGATAGAAAATGCAGAAAAAAAAGGAATTATTCACACAGGAGATATTATTATAGAACCTACTTCTGGAAATACAGGAATAGGATTAGCTATGGTTTGTTCTGTTAAAAAATATCGTCTTATTTTAGTAATGCCAGAATCTATGAGTATTGAGAGAAGGAAATTATTTTCTATTTTTGGAGCTAAATTTGTCCTTACTTCAAAAGAAGATGGGATGAAAGGAGCTATTAAAAAAGCAGAAGAATTAGTTGAGACTATTCCCAATTCTTGGATTCCTAAACAATTTGATAATATTTCAAATCCTGATATACATAGGAATACAACGGCAAAAGAAATCATAAAGGCCTTTCCTAAAGGGATAGATTATTTTATTACAGGAGTAGGAACAGGAGGTCATATTACTGGAATAGGAGAAGTATTAAAGAATAAATTTCCAAATATAAAAATATTCTCTGTAGAACCTTTAGAATCTCCAGTTATATTTGGAGGAAAACCAAATCCTCATGCTTTACAAGGGTTAGGTGCTGGTTTTATTCCATCTATTTTAAATGTAAAAATATTAAATGGGAGTTTTTTAGTTTCTAAAGAAGAAGCTTTTCATTACGTTAGAAAAATAGCAAAAAAAGAAGGAATTCTTGTAGGAATATCTACAGGAGCTTCATTATCTGCTATAGAAAAAAAATTATCTGAATTTTCAAAAGAATCTACAATATTAACGTTGAATTATGATACCGGAGAAAGATATTTATCAGTTGATAATCTTTTTTTATGA
- a CDS encoding diflavin oxidoreductase — protein sequence MFLKLIQESSQNEIVWMCGYMSGFLFCKKNTIKKKKDKITLVYGTETGNAKNLAFNVHKKAKKEGLEIKLVNLDRYSLIDLEKEDYFFVIMSTYGKGEPPTSAKSFFDFIHQNKNLFLKNMKYSVLALGDKSYTYFCKAGEDVDKRLYDIGAQRIIPLYKCDVDYENQAYQWLNKILNFFKKKNEINTKNINQKICGKILNNIILNKKGSEKEIHHIEISLQKKVKYSPGDSIGIFPENSLEEVNNIIGYIKKNRRKEFEKYEYEEKKKIFFLFKKELNIISLSENFLKKYSSLSENINIVLNHNYKWKLIDLLKKYPMKNKYPLKDLMKIMEPIKPRLYSISSSPTTHNNVIHITVSRHRFQLNGVSVYGHCSNFLSELKIGDELSFFIYKNYRFKLPNSNKNIILIGPGTGIAPFRSFLYEREIKKATGKNWLFFGDQHFDTDFLYQTEILNWKKKGILHYVSFSFSRDQEKKIYVQNKIWENRVEFFHWIKNGAYIYICGNKIPMSIDVEKMICLVIEKVGKCNSELFLKKMKKEGRYLTDVY from the coding sequence ATGTTTTTAAAATTAATACAAGAATCATCTCAAAATGAGATAGTATGGATGTGTGGATACATGTCTGGTTTCTTATTTTGTAAAAAAAATACTATAAAAAAAAAGAAGGATAAAATTACGTTAGTTTATGGAACAGAAACAGGTAATGCTAAAAATTTAGCTTTTAACGTTCATAAAAAAGCTAAAAAGGAAGGATTAGAAATAAAGTTAGTTAACTTAGATCGATATTCTTTAATAGATTTAGAAAAAGAAGATTATTTTTTTGTTATAATGAGTACCTATGGAAAAGGAGAGCCTCCTACTTCGGCGAAATCTTTTTTTGATTTTATTCATCAGAATAAAAATCTATTTTTAAAAAATATGAAATACAGTGTATTAGCACTGGGAGATAAATCTTATACTTATTTTTGTAAAGCAGGAGAAGATGTAGATAAACGTTTGTATGATATAGGAGCTCAAAGAATTATTCCATTGTACAAATGCGATGTTGATTATGAAAATCAAGCATATCAATGGTTGAATAAAATTTTAAATTTTTTTAAAAAAAAAAATGAAATTAATACAAAAAATATAAATCAAAAAATATGTGGTAAAATTTTAAACAATATAATTTTAAATAAAAAAGGATCTGAAAAAGAAATTCATCATATTGAAATCAGTCTTCAAAAAAAAGTGAAATATTCTCCAGGAGATTCTATAGGTATTTTTCCTGAAAATTCTTTGGAAGAAGTAAACAATATTATCGGATATATAAAAAAAAATAGAAGAAAAGAATTTGAAAAATATGAATATGAAGAAAAAAAAAAAATATTTTTTCTTTTTAAAAAAGAGTTAAATATTATTTCTTTATCTGAAAATTTTTTAAAAAAGTATTCTTCATTATCAGAAAATATAAATATAGTTTTAAATCATAATTATAAATGGAAACTTATTGATCTTTTAAAAAAGTATCCTATGAAAAATAAATATCCATTAAAAGATTTGATGAAAATTATGGAACCTATAAAACCTAGATTATATTCCATTTCTTCATCTCCTACAACTCACAATAATGTAATTCATATTACTGTATCTCGTCACCGTTTTCAATTAAATGGAGTTTCTGTATATGGACATTGTTCTAATTTTTTATCTGAACTTAAAATAGGAGATGAATTATCTTTTTTTATTTATAAAAATTATAGATTTAAATTGCCTAATTCTAATAAAAACATAATTCTTATTGGTCCTGGTACTGGAATTGCTCCTTTTCGTTCTTTTTTATATGAAAGAGAAATCAAAAAAGCTACGGGTAAAAATTGGTTATTTTTTGGAGATCAACACTTTGATACAGATTTTTTATATCAAACAGAAATTCTAAATTGGAAAAAAAAAGGAATTCTTCATTATGTTTCTTTTTCTTTTTCCAGAGATCAGGAAAAAAAAATTTATGTGCAAAATAAAATATGGGAAAATAGAGTCGAATTTTTTCATTGGATAAAAAATGGAGCTTATATCTATATTTGTGGAAATAAAATTCCTATGAGTATAGATGTTGAAAAAATGATTTGTCTTGTTATAGAAAAAGTAGGAAAATGTAATTCAGAACTTTTTTTAAAAAAAATGAAAAAAGAAGGAAGATATTTAACAGATGTATATTAA
- a CDS encoding NAD(P)-dependent oxidoreductase produces the protein MINKILILDKNHPFIIYKLKKKGFICDENYSDSPDKIDISLYDGIILRSRLKIDKKFIKRAKNLKFIARIGSGIENIDKDYAIKKGITLISSPEGNKDAVAEHAIGMLLCMINYIIRSHQQIITKRKWYREENRGMEIMGKTISIIGYGNTGKAFAKKLSGFNAKILCYDILPNVGDFYAKQVNVNTILEKSDIVSLHVPYTKETKGMINYNFIKKFLKPIYLINTSRGKCIITSHLVKALKNGKIRGACLDVLEYENFSYNSIFQYEKFSKSFLYLIHSNKIIFTPHIAGWTKESKYKMDKKIVEKIMTLNKKFNKI, from the coding sequence ATGATAAATAAAATATTAATTTTGGATAAAAATCATCCTTTTATTATATACAAACTAAAAAAAAAAGGATTTATTTGTGATGAAAATTATAGTGATTCTCCTGACAAAATTGATATATCTTTATATGATGGAATCATTTTGAGAAGTAGATTAAAAATCGATAAAAAATTTATTAAAAGAGCCAAAAATTTGAAGTTTATTGCTCGTATAGGATCAGGTATTGAAAATATAGATAAAGATTATGCTATAAAAAAAGGAATAACTTTGATTTCTTCTCCAGAAGGAAATAAAGATGCAGTAGCAGAACATGCTATAGGTATGCTTTTATGTATGATAAATTATATTATTCGTTCACACCAACAAATAATTACAAAAAGGAAATGGTATAGAGAGGAAAATAGAGGAATGGAAATTATGGGAAAAACTATAAGTATTATTGGATATGGAAATACAGGAAAAGCTTTTGCAAAAAAATTATCGGGTTTTAATGCTAAAATATTATGCTATGATATATTACCTAATGTTGGAGATTTTTATGCAAAACAGGTAAATGTGAATACAATTTTAGAAAAATCAGATATAGTAAGCTTACATGTTCCTTATACTAAGGAAACAAAAGGAATGATAAATTACAATTTTATAAAAAAATTTTTAAAACCTATTTATTTGATAAATACTTCTCGTGGAAAATGTATTATTACAAGTCATTTAGTAAAAGCATTGAAAAATGGAAAAATAAGGGGGGCATGTTTAGATGTATTAGAATATGAAAACTTTTCTTATAATAGTATTTTTCAATATGAAAAATTTTCTAAAAGTTTTCTTTATCTTATTCATTCTAATAAAATTATATTTACACCACATATTGCAGGATGGACTAAAGAATCAAAATATAAAATGGATAAAAAAATTGTTGAAAAAATTATGACCTTAAATAAAAAATTTAATAAAATATAA